One window of Streptococcus suis genomic DNA carries:
- a CDS encoding nuclear transport factor 2 family protein gives MSHQLENAKNLYLRGIRDGEIKEVHENYMGATYTQHSTGVPDEKEGFAAFFADFFKRNPKREINIVRAIEDGNFVFVHVHQKLNDGEAEWVTADIFRSDENGRIVEHWDVIDAYPKTIGQTDPIYADFELTDLDKTEDNKKIVRRFLVDVLQNGEIEKFDDYVAADLIQHNQEITQGGVAYKDYLVDNQVNYDFVFKVMGQGDYVVAYSKVWIAGQDYAHFDIYRLKDGKIVEHWDNKEVMPEKKDLTNLGKF, from the coding sequence ATGTCACATCAACTAGAAAATGCTAAAAATCTTTACCTTCGTGGCATTCGCGACGGGGAAATCAAGGAAGTTCATGAAAACTATATGGGAGCCACTTACACTCAGCACAGTACGGGTGTTCCTGATGAGAAAGAGGGCTTTGCGGCTTTCTTTGCGGATTTTTTCAAACGCAATCCCAAGCGGGAAATAAATATTGTTCGTGCCATTGAAGACGGAAATTTCGTCTTTGTCCATGTCCACCAGAAACTCAATGACGGTGAGGCTGAATGGGTGACGGCGGACATTTTCCGTTCAGATGAAAACGGCCGTATCGTCGAGCATTGGGATGTCATCGATGCCTATCCAAAAACCATTGGCCAAACAGACCCGATTTACGCAGACTTTGAACTGACTGACCTAGACAAGACCGAGGACAACAAGAAAATCGTCCGTCGTTTCTTGGTCGATGTCCTTCAAAATGGGGAAATCGAGAAGTTTGACGACTATGTGGCAGCGGACCTGATTCAGCACAACCAAGAAATCACCCAAGGCGGTGTAGCCTATAAGGACTATCTTGTCGACAATCAAGTCAACTACGACTTTGTCTTCAAGGTGATGGGACAAGGTGACTATGTGGTGGCTTACTCGAAAGTCTGGATTGCAGGTCAGGACTACGCCCACTTTGACATCTACCGCCTCAAAGACGGCAAGATTGTGGAACACTGGGATAACAAGGAAGTCATGCCAGAGAAAAAAGACTTGACCAATCTAGGGAAGTTTTAA
- a CDS encoding nucleoside phosphorylase, with product MLLEEFENTSVVIEPTDKAIRGGGEVCETMIFSFNGEIVDRVRQLPESREGGHLQTLNGRHPWYILERDGLQVAVMLAVIGAPMAVGHLEELKACGFENFIVLGSCGVLDKSLAADKIILPRSALRDEGTSYHYAPASEEISYDPALLLTMEKALDQAGIEYVWAKTWTTDAFYRETAAKVKRRLAAGAMVVDMEASAIMAWANYRQAKVYQFFYTADYVDHHKNEWDARREERTVDSMTFFEVAMAIARTLESRSC from the coding sequence ATGCTACTAGAAGAATTTGAAAACACCTCTGTAGTTATTGAACCGACGGATAAGGCTATCCGTGGTGGCGGTGAGGTATGTGAGACCATGATTTTCTCCTTCAATGGGGAAATTGTAGATCGTGTCCGTCAGCTACCTGAGAGCAGAGAAGGTGGTCATTTACAGACCCTAAATGGTCGTCATCCTTGGTATATTTTGGAAAGAGATGGACTGCAGGTTGCGGTCATGTTGGCAGTAATCGGTGCTCCCATGGCGGTTGGTCACTTGGAGGAACTGAAAGCCTGTGGCTTTGAGAATTTTATCGTTCTGGGTTCTTGTGGGGTGCTGGATAAGTCGCTTGCTGCGGATAAGATTATTCTTCCTAGATCCGCTCTTCGGGATGAGGGAACTAGCTACCATTACGCTCCTGCTAGCGAGGAAATCAGCTATGACCCTGCTCTGCTATTGACCATGGAAAAGGCCTTGGACCAAGCAGGAATCGAATACGTGTGGGCCAAGACCTGGACCACGGACGCTTTCTATCGGGAAACGGCTGCCAAGGTCAAACGCCGCCTAGCGGCTGGTGCTATGGTCGTCGATATGGAGGCTTCTGCTATCATGGCTTGGGCCAATTATCGTCAGGCCAAGGTCTATCAGTTTTTCTACACGGCGGACTATGTGGACCACCACAAGAATGAATGGGATGCCCGTCGGGAAGAACGGACGGTTGACAGTATGACCTTCTTTGAAGTGGCCATGGCCATTGCAAGAACATTAGAAAGTAGATCATGTTAA
- the cysS gene encoding cysteine--tRNA ligase: MIKIYDTMTRSLRDFVPLEEGKVKMYVCGPTVYNYIHIGNARSVVAFDTIRRYFEYRGFDVTYISNFTDVDDKIIKAANDAGMTTKELSDKFIAAFKEDVAKLGVKPATKNPRVIDYMDEIIDFVQVLIDKGYAYEAAGDVYFRVEKAENYARLANKTLSDLEAGASGRVEGEGQLKEHPFDFALWKTAKPGEVSWESPWGAGRPGWHIECSVMATEILGDTIDIHGGGADLEFPHHTNEIAQSECKTGQTFANYWMHNAMLNINDEKMSKSLGNFLTAHDMLEQIDGQVLRFFLATQHYRRPLNYTEKAISDAETNLKYLKNTYTQPMQNSVDKSALELHLAAFEAAMDDDFNAANGITAIFDMAKWINSGNYDETVKAEFGKLLEVFGIVFEEEVLDANIEALIEERQAARANRDFATADRIRDQLAAQGIKLLDTKDGVRWTRD, from the coding sequence ATGATTAAAATTTACGATACCATGACTCGCAGTTTGCGTGACTTTGTGCCCTTGGAAGAGGGCAAGGTCAAGATGTATGTTTGCGGTCCGACGGTTTACAACTACATCCATATCGGAAATGCCCGTAGTGTTGTGGCTTTTGATACCATCCGCCGCTATTTTGAATATCGTGGCTTTGATGTGACTTACATCTCAAACTTTACGGATGTGGATGACAAGATTATCAAGGCTGCTAACGATGCTGGCATGACAACCAAGGAACTTTCTGATAAGTTTATCGCAGCTTTCAAGGAAGATGTGGCAAAACTGGGTGTCAAGCCTGCTACCAAAAATCCTCGTGTTATCGACTATATGGATGAAATCATTGATTTTGTGCAGGTCTTGATTGACAAGGGTTACGCCTACGAGGCGGCTGGGGATGTTTATTTTCGTGTGGAAAAGGCTGAAAACTATGCCCGTTTGGCCAACAAAACCCTATCTGACTTAGAGGCTGGTGCTTCTGGTCGGGTTGAGGGAGAAGGTCAACTCAAGGAACATCCTTTTGATTTTGCCCTGTGGAAAACTGCCAAGCCAGGTGAAGTATCTTGGGAAAGCCCTTGGGGAGCAGGTCGTCCAGGTTGGCATATCGAGTGTTCGGTTATGGCGACAGAGATTTTGGGAGATACCATTGATATTCACGGTGGTGGAGCGGACTTGGAATTCCCTCACCATACCAATGAAATCGCCCAGTCTGAGTGTAAGACAGGTCAGACTTTTGCGAATTATTGGATGCACAATGCCATGCTAAATATCAACGATGAGAAGATGTCCAAGTCCTTGGGCAATTTCCTGACAGCACATGATATGTTGGAACAAATTGATGGTCAGGTCTTGCGATTCTTTCTAGCTACCCAACATTACCGCCGTCCGTTGAATTATACGGAAAAGGCCATTTCGGATGCGGAAACCAATCTTAAGTATCTGAAAAATACTTATACACAACCTATGCAAAACTCTGTGGATAAGTCAGCTCTTGAATTACATCTGGCGGCCTTTGAAGCGGCAATGGATGATGATTTCAACGCAGCCAATGGGATTACCGCCATTTTTGACATGGCAAAATGGATCAACTCTGGCAACTACGATGAAACTGTCAAAGCGGAATTTGGCAAGCTGTTGGAAGTTTTCGGGATTGTCTTTGAAGAGGAAGTGCTGGATGCGAACATAGAAGCTCTGATTGAAGAACGTCAAGCAGCGCGTGCCAATCGGGACTTTGCGACGGCTGACCGTATTCGGGATCAATTGGCAGCCCAGGGAATCAAGCTCTTGGATACCAAGGATGGTGTGAGGTGGACTCGTGACTAA
- a CDS encoding GNAT family N-acetyltransferase, translated as MIIATNVLNPQQLSAAKTLISTVQSHDGTYRAPYLSNMLNFDPEMPAFFLAYQGEQLVGLLTVYADDEDVELAIIVRPDYRRQGLARKLYDCYQMKTANYPIASVTFQTERVFLDKHPDLATAWNLVEDTDTETWLGREREPYQFSQQAELTVSLAQAHHADDIACFQTKVFDSDYEVALRYAREAIADADSLLYLLEHSGAVIGSCTVDISTDDNYLYGLAIAPDQQQKGYGTYLVKAVINDLIRKNDKPFQIAVEDDNLIAKRLYETIGFTKQTQVVYLDPKGE; from the coding sequence ATGATAATAGCTACTAATGTCCTAAATCCCCAGCAGTTATCCGCAGCAAAAACTCTGATAAGTACTGTACAATCCCATGACGGGACCTATCGTGCCCCTTACCTGTCAAATATGCTCAACTTTGACCCTGAAATGCCAGCTTTTTTCTTGGCTTATCAAGGCGAACAGTTGGTGGGACTCTTGACCGTGTATGCCGATGATGAGGATGTGGAACTTGCGATTATTGTGCGCCCAGACTACCGCAGACAGGGGCTGGCACGCAAGCTCTATGATTGTTACCAGATGAAGACGGCTAACTATCCTATCGCTAGTGTGACCTTTCAGACCGAACGTGTCTTTCTGGACAAGCACCCAGACCTTGCGACAGCATGGAACTTGGTAGAAGATACGGATACTGAGACATGGCTGGGACGTGAGCGAGAGCCGTATCAGTTCTCACAACAGGCTGAACTCACAGTAAGTTTGGCACAGGCTCACCATGCAGACGACATTGCGTGTTTCCAGACAAAGGTCTTTGATAGCGACTATGAGGTGGCTCTTCGTTACGCACGTGAGGCTATCGCTGATGCAGACAGCTTGCTTTATCTTTTGGAACATAGCGGAGCGGTTATAGGCTCTTGCACAGTAGATATCTCGACCGATGATAACTATCTTTACGGTTTAGCTATCGCACCAGACCAGCAACAAAAAGGTTACGGTACTTACTTAGTCAAAGCTGTCATTAATGACCTTATCAGGAAAAATGACAAACCCTTTCAAATCGCCGTCGAAGATGATAACCTCATCGCTAAGCGGCTGTATGAAACTATCGGTTTTACAAAGCAGACACAAGTAGTTTATCTAGACCCAAAAGGAGAATGA
- the rpsO gene encoding 30S ribosomal protein S15 has translation MAISKEKKNEIMAQYARHEGDTGSVEVQVAVLTWEINHLNDHIKQHKKDHATYRGLMKKIGRRRNLLAYLRRTDVNRYRELIHSLGLRR, from the coding sequence ATGGCAATCTCAAAAGAGAAAAAAAATGAAATCATGGCACAATATGCTCGTCATGAAGGCGACACAGGTTCAGTTGAAGTACAAGTAGCAGTACTTACTTGGGAAATCAACCACCTTAACGACCACATCAAACAACATAAAAAAGACCACGCAACTTACCGTGGTTTGATGAAAAAAATCGGTCGCCGTCGTAACTTGTTGGCATACCTACGCCGCACAGACGTAAACCGTTACCGTGAATTGATTCACTCACTCGGACTCCGTCGTTAA
- the cysE gene encoding serine O-acetyltransferase, producing MGWWKDTIEIVKEKDPAARTTLEVLLTYPGVKALAAHRLSHWMWKKGFKLLARMHSQFWRFWTNIEIHPGAEIASGVFIDHGAGLVIGETAIIESGVMLYHGVTLGGTGKDCGKRHPTVRKGALVSAHAQVIGPIEIGENAKVGAAAVVLADVPADVTVVGMPAKIVRVHGQKDEKVIHDMEGGREHYTTKLAELREASHHSSHL from the coding sequence ATGGGTTGGTGGAAGGACACCATTGAGATTGTAAAAGAAAAAGATCCGGCAGCACGGACGACCTTGGAAGTTCTTTTGACCTACCCAGGTGTCAAGGCCTTGGCTGCCCACCGTCTGTCCCACTGGATGTGGAAAAAAGGCTTTAAATTACTAGCTAGGATGCACAGCCAATTTTGGCGTTTTTGGACCAATATTGAAATTCATCCAGGTGCTGAGATTGCTTCAGGGGTCTTCATTGACCACGGAGCTGGTTTGGTTATCGGAGAGACCGCCATTATTGAATCAGGTGTCATGCTTTACCACGGGGTGACGCTTGGTGGTACGGGTAAGGATTGTGGCAAACGCCATCCGACTGTGCGAAAAGGGGCTCTGGTTTCTGCCCACGCCCAAGTCATTGGCCCTATTGAGATTGGGGAAAATGCTAAAGTGGGTGCAGCTGCCGTTGTCCTAGCCGATGTTCCAGCAGATGTGACAGTGGTCGGTATGCCGGCTAAAATCGTCCGTGTTCATGGTCAAAAAGATGAGAAGGTCATTCATGACATGGAAGGTGGTCGTGAACACTACACGACTAAGCTTGCGGAATTACGAGAAGCTAGCCACCATTCGTCGCATTTGTAG
- a CDS encoding IS110 family transposase, translated as MLSKYVGRQTSSIENDIAKTRNHSRQRGSIMRVVFGIDVSKVSSEIAILVNGEKVHNYTMSNDAIGFSRLLGDLRTVHKPEIIFEATGVYSRRLQSFLDEHGYAYTRLNPLEAKKQLDSLRVRKTDQIDAEKLAQSQFVLNRKSTYVQEEVYQNLRDLSRFYQNLTEDIVRAKNRLHKVLQVTFPELENILSTPTGEQYWNLVIAFPCKDFVLELSQDKLLESIRQSTSKRISDKRVAYLAEKLIALANQSYCAVKKTSPMLEEVRYYTKELLRLSEQRQAVLDEMVELAQPLPEYDILLSIPGIAETTATSIIGELGDIRRFQSANQINAFIGIDLRHYESGNFIAKEHITKRGNPYARKILFKCIHNIASASHTNPCHIADFYEKRKRQSQMTSTKPHTIASIHRLIRTMYYLIMHNKLYDYASTQNR; from the coding sequence ATGTTATCAAAGTATGTGGGACGCCAGACGTCGAGTATTGAAAATGACATCGCTAAAACAAGGAATCATTCAAGACAAAGAGGTAGTATCATGCGAGTAGTATTTGGGATTGACGTGAGTAAGGTAAGTTCAGAAATAGCCATTCTAGTCAATGGCGAGAAGGTACATAACTACACCATGTCCAATGATGCCATTGGCTTTTCACGGCTACTTGGCGATTTGAGAACCGTCCACAAGCCAGAAATCATCTTTGAAGCAACAGGCGTCTATTCTCGTCGTCTTCAATCTTTTCTGGATGAACATGGCTACGCTTATACACGACTCAATCCCTTAGAAGCCAAGAAGCAACTGGATAGCTTGCGTGTGAGAAAAACAGATCAAATTGACGCCGAAAAACTAGCTCAATCTCAGTTTGTACTGAATCGTAAATCGACGTATGTCCAAGAAGAAGTCTACCAAAACTTGCGGGATCTCAGTCGTTTCTATCAGAATCTGACCGAGGACATTGTTCGGGCTAAAAACCGCCTGCACAAGGTCTTACAGGTCACTTTCCCTGAATTGGAAAATATCTTGTCAACACCAACTGGTGAACAATACTGGAACTTAGTTATAGCTTTTCCTTGTAAGGACTTCGTGCTTGAGCTAAGCCAGGATAAACTCTTAGAAAGCATTCGTCAATCCACTTCAAAACGGATTTCGGACAAGCGTGTGGCGTACTTAGCCGAAAAGCTGATAGCACTAGCTAATCAATCTTATTGTGCCGTCAAGAAAACCTCTCCAATGCTGGAAGAGGTCCGTTACTATACAAAAGAATTGCTTAGACTTTCTGAACAGAGACAGGCAGTCTTAGACGAAATGGTGGAACTAGCCCAACCTTTACCAGAGTATGACATTCTGCTTTCTATTCCTGGTATCGCTGAGACTACTGCAACAAGTATTATTGGCGAACTGGGAGATATTCGCCGTTTTCAGTCTGCCAATCAAATCAATGCCTTTATCGGTATTGACCTGAGACACTATGAATCTGGAAACTTCATCGCTAAGGAACACATTACCAAGCGTGGCAATCCCTATGCTAGAAAGATTCTGTTCAAATGCATTCACAATATCGCTTCAGCTAGTCACACCAATCCTTGCCATATAGCAGACTTTTATGAGAAACGAAAAAGGCAATCGCAAATGACTTCAACGAAGCCACACACGATTGCCTCCATACATCGACTCATTCGGACAATGTATTACCTCATTATGCATAACAAACTTTACGATTACGCTTCAACCCAAAATCGATAA
- a CDS encoding NCS2 family nucleobase:cation symporter produces the protein MSTKANLLFDVHEKPAPLQGILLSFQHVFAMFGATILVPLILGMPVSVALFASGVGTLIYQVATQFKVPVYLGSSFAYISAMALAVKEMGGDVSAAQTGILFVGLIYVLIAALVKVIGTKWIDSLLPPIVIGPMIIVIGLGLANSAVTSAGFVADGDWRNVVAAIATFLIAAFVNTKGKGFAKIVPFLIAIIGGYVIAIFLGLVDFTPVLEAAWFELPGFYLPFETGAFKSYNFYFGPEMIAILPIAVVTIAEHIGDHTVLSQICGRQFLKDPGLSRTLIGDGVATAVSAFIGGPANTTYGENTGVIGMTRIASVSVIRNAALIAIAFSFLGKFTALISTIPSAVLGGMSILLYGVIASNGLKVLIESRVDFGQVRNLIIASSMLVLGLGGAVLNIGAITLSGTALSAIVGIILNLILPKAEKAE, from the coding sequence ATGAGTACAAAAGCCAATCTTTTGTTTGATGTCCATGAGAAACCAGCCCCGCTTCAAGGGATTTTGTTGAGTTTCCAGCACGTGTTCGCTATGTTTGGTGCGACAATCTTGGTGCCGCTGATTCTCGGTATGCCCGTGTCCGTTGCCCTCTTCGCATCAGGTGTTGGAACCTTGATTTACCAAGTGGCGACGCAGTTCAAGGTGCCGGTTTACTTGGGTTCATCCTTTGCCTATATTTCTGCTATGGCGCTTGCTGTCAAGGAAATGGGCGGTGATGTGTCAGCTGCACAGACAGGTATTCTCTTCGTCGGTTTGATTTATGTGTTGATTGCAGCACTTGTCAAAGTTATCGGTACTAAGTGGATTGATAGCCTCTTGCCACCGATTGTTATCGGCCCTATGATTATTGTCATCGGTCTGGGTCTTGCCAACTCTGCCGTGACTTCGGCAGGCTTTGTTGCAGACGGTGACTGGAGAAATGTCGTAGCGGCTATTGCTACCTTCTTGATTGCGGCTTTTGTCAATACCAAAGGGAAAGGCTTCGCCAAGATTGTTCCCTTCCTGATTGCCATCATCGGTGGTTATGTGATTGCTATCTTCCTCGGACTAGTTGACTTTACACCCGTTTTGGAAGCAGCTTGGTTTGAATTACCAGGTTTCTACCTACCATTTGAAACTGGTGCCTTCAAATCCTACAATTTCTACTTCGGTCCAGAAATGATTGCCATCTTGCCAATCGCAGTGGTGACAATCGCAGAGCATATCGGAGACCACACGGTTCTCAGCCAAATCTGTGGCCGCCAGTTCTTGAAAGATCCAGGTCTCAGCCGGACCTTGATTGGTGACGGTGTGGCAACTGCCGTATCTGCCTTTATCGGCGGACCTGCTAACACGACCTACGGTGAAAACACAGGGGTTATCGGTATGACCCGCATCGCATCAGTGTCCGTTATCCGCAACGCAGCCCTGATTGCCATTGCCTTCTCATTCTTGGGCAAATTTACCGCCCTTATCTCAACTATTCCAAGTGCCGTTCTTGGTGGTATGTCTATCTTGCTCTACGGCGTTATCGCCTCAAACGGATTGAAAGTCTTGATTGAAAGCCGTGTTGACTTTGGGCAAGTCCGCAACCTGATTATCGCAAGTTCTATGTTGGTCTTGGGCCTCGGTGGTGCAGTACTCAACATCGGTGCCATCACCCTTTCAGGTACAGCCCTCTCAGCCATTGTAGGTATTATCCTCAATCTTATCTTGCCAAAAGCAGAAAAGGCAGAATAA
- the pnp gene encoding polyribonucleotide nucleotidyltransferase has translation MSKQVFETVFAGKKLVVETGQVAKQANGAVVVRYGDSTVLTAAVMSKKMATGDFFPLQVNYEEKMYAAGKFPGGWMKREGRPSTDATLTARLIDRPIRPMFAEGFRNEVQVINTVLSYDPDASAPMAAMFGSSLALAISDIPFNGPIAGVQVGYVNGELIINPDKAQMEESLLDLTVAGNKDAINMVESGAKELSEDIMLEALLKGHAAIQELLDFQNQIVAAVGKEKADVELLQVDPELQAEIVAAYNDDLKKAVQVEEKLAREDATNAVRETVIAAYQEKYAEHEEFDRIMRDVHEILELMEHAEVRRLITEDKVRPDGRRVDEIRPLDAEVDFLPNVHGSGLFTRGQTQALSVLTLAPMGETQIIDGLDDEYKKRFLHHYNFPQYSVGSTGRYGAPGRREIGHGALGERALEQVLPSLEDFPYAIRLVAEVLESNGSSSQASITAGTLALMAGGVPIKAPVAGIAMGLISDGTNYTVLTDIQGLEDHFGDMDFKVAGTRDGITALQMDIKIDGITPQILEEALAQAKKARFEILDVIEATIPEVRPDLAPTAPKIDTIKIDVDKIKIVIGKGGETIDKIIAETGVKIDIDEDGLVAIFSPDRDAIERTKEIIAGLVREAKVDEVFQAKVVRLEKFGAFVNLFDKTDALVHVSEMAWTRVNKPEDLVEIGDIVDVKVIKIDDKGRIDASMKALLPKPEGYVEPEKRERSDKPRRPRDHKEKKDNNFGEFKFHKVEKK, from the coding sequence ATGTCAAAACAAGTATTTGAAACGGTTTTTGCTGGCAAGAAATTGGTCGTTGAAACTGGCCAGGTTGCCAAACAAGCCAACGGTGCGGTTGTTGTTCGCTATGGTGACTCCACAGTCTTGACTGCGGCAGTTATGTCCAAAAAAATGGCGACGGGAGACTTCTTCCCCCTCCAAGTCAACTATGAAGAGAAAATGTACGCTGCTGGGAAATTCCCAGGTGGCTGGATGAAGCGTGAAGGCCGTCCGTCAACCGATGCGACCTTGACTGCTCGTTTGATTGACCGTCCGATCCGTCCAATGTTTGCGGAAGGTTTCCGCAACGAAGTCCAAGTCATCAACACAGTGCTTTCTTACGATCCAGATGCTTCTGCTCCAATGGCAGCTATGTTTGGTTCTTCATTGGCATTGGCAATCTCAGACATCCCATTCAACGGCCCAATCGCAGGTGTGCAGGTTGGTTATGTCAATGGAGAACTCATCATCAACCCTGACAAGGCTCAGATGGAAGAGTCCCTCCTTGATTTGACAGTGGCTGGTAACAAGGACGCCATCAACATGGTTGAGTCTGGTGCCAAAGAATTGTCAGAGGACATCATGTTGGAAGCCCTCTTGAAAGGTCATGCGGCCATTCAAGAACTCCTTGACTTCCAAAATCAAATTGTAGCAGCAGTCGGCAAGGAAAAAGCAGATGTGGAGCTTCTTCAAGTTGATCCGGAATTGCAGGCTGAGATTGTTGCAGCTTACAATGACGATTTGAAAAAAGCGGTGCAGGTTGAAGAAAAGTTGGCCCGTGAAGATGCGACCAATGCGGTGCGTGAAACGGTCATCGCAGCCTACCAAGAAAAATACGCTGAACACGAAGAATTTGACCGCATCATGCGTGACGTTCATGAAATCTTGGAACTCATGGAGCACGCAGAAGTTCGTCGTTTGATTACAGAAGACAAGGTCCGCCCAGATGGACGCCGTGTGGATGAGATTCGTCCGCTGGATGCAGAAGTAGATTTCTTGCCAAACGTTCATGGCTCAGGTCTTTTCACTCGTGGTCAAACGCAAGCTCTTTCTGTCTTGACCTTGGCTCCAATGGGTGAAACTCAAATCATCGACGGTTTGGATGATGAGTACAAGAAACGCTTCTTGCACCACTATAACTTCCCACAATACTCAGTGGGATCAACAGGTCGTTACGGAGCACCTGGTCGTCGTGAAATTGGTCACGGAGCCCTTGGCGAGCGTGCCCTTGAGCAAGTCTTGCCTAGCTTGGAAGACTTCCCTTACGCTATCCGCTTGGTAGCAGAAGTCTTGGAGTCAAACGGTTCTTCCTCACAGGCTTCTATCACAGCTGGTACCCTTGCCCTCATGGCAGGTGGTGTGCCAATCAAGGCACCAGTTGCAGGGATTGCCATGGGTCTGATTTCAGACGGGACAAACTACACTGTCTTGACCGATATTCAAGGTCTTGAGGACCACTTCGGCGACATGGACTTCAAGGTGGCAGGTACTCGTGACGGGATCACAGCTCTTCAGATGGACATCAAGATTGACGGGATCACACCGCAAATCTTGGAAGAAGCCTTGGCACAGGCTAAGAAGGCACGTTTTGAAATCCTTGATGTCATCGAAGCGACTATCCCAGAAGTTCGTCCTGACTTGGCACCAACTGCACCGAAGATTGACACGATCAAGATTGATGTAGATAAAATCAAGATTGTCATCGGTAAGGGTGGCGAAACTATTGATAAGATTATTGCAGAAACTGGCGTGAAAATCGATATCGACGAAGACGGGCTTGTGGCTATCTTCTCACCAGATCGTGATGCGATTGAGCGGACCAAAGAAATCATCGCAGGTCTTGTTCGCGAGGCAAAAGTGGACGAAGTCTTCCAAGCAAAAGTCGTTCGTTTGGAGAAATTCGGTGCCTTTGTCAACCTCTTTGACAAGACAGATGCCTTGGTTCACGTTTCTGAAATGGCTTGGACCCGTGTCAATAAACCAGAAGATTTGGTTGAAATTGGTGATATTGTTGATGTCAAAGTTATCAAGATTGATGATAAAGGACGTATTGACGCTTCTATGAAGGCTCTTCTTCCAAAACCAGAAGGTTATGTGGAGCCAGAAAAACGCGAGCGTTCTGACAAACCTCGCCGTCCAAGAGACCACAAAGAGAAAAAAGACAACAACTTTGGCGAATTCAAATTCCACAAGGTTGAAAAGAAATAA